In one Sphingobium indicum B90A genomic region, the following are encoded:
- a CDS encoding spinster family MFS transporter, with the protein MNSPPIGLTAPPTTSAAGLRRTMLVMLGLVSMFNYIDRTVLSVLQEPIKRELGLSDGQLGLLTGLAFALFYATLSVPIARLADRFNRRNIIAASLATWSGMTALSGLATGFGSLVAFRIGVALGEAGSVPASHSIIADYYPPEKRVTALALWGLALPAGIMLGYASGGWIAAALGWRLAFGVIGVAGLALAPLVLLLVREPARTGSGLSARTEKAPPLGEAMRFLWRLRTYRYMLIGTTLHAFAQYAMMSWSAPFYMRVHQMPLADVASWLALMNGLGGGIGIYLGGRLSDAAGSRNPAGRVWVSAAAMLLMVPAALVQFLIPSLTASLAFGFLATMLMFFYYGPIIGVPQSVVPPRIRALTSAVTLLVFNLFGLGLGPAVTGFLSDHLAAAEGMQDTSLRYALSAVVLFSLAGAGSIAWASRFYAGDLKEH; encoded by the coding sequence ATGAACAGCCCTCCCATCGGACTCACCGCCCCGCCGACGACCTCCGCCGCCGGGTTGCGCCGGACGATGCTGGTCATGCTGGGGCTGGTGTCGATGTTCAACTATATCGATCGCACGGTCCTGTCGGTGCTTCAGGAACCGATCAAGCGCGAGCTGGGGCTGAGCGACGGTCAGCTCGGACTGCTCACCGGCCTTGCCTTCGCGCTGTTCTACGCGACGCTGTCCGTTCCCATCGCGCGGCTGGCGGACCGCTTCAATCGCCGCAACATCATCGCCGCCTCGCTCGCCACCTGGAGCGGCATGACCGCGCTTTCGGGCCTGGCGACCGGCTTCGGCTCGCTGGTCGCGTTCCGCATCGGCGTCGCGCTGGGGGAAGCCGGTTCCGTGCCCGCTTCCCATTCCATCATCGCCGATTACTACCCGCCCGAAAAGCGGGTCACGGCGCTTGCCCTGTGGGGACTGGCGCTCCCGGCCGGGATCATGCTCGGCTATGCATCGGGCGGCTGGATCGCCGCCGCGCTGGGGTGGCGTCTCGCCTTCGGGGTGATCGGCGTCGCGGGGCTGGCCCTGGCGCCGCTCGTCCTGCTGCTCGTGCGGGAACCTGCGCGGACGGGGTCGGGCCTTTCCGCGAGAACGGAAAAAGCGCCGCCCCTCGGCGAAGCCATGCGCTTCCTGTGGCGGCTGCGGACCTATCGCTACATGCTGATCGGCACGACCCTTCATGCCTTCGCCCAATATGCGATGATGAGCTGGTCCGCGCCCTTCTACATGCGCGTCCACCAGATGCCGCTTGCCGACGTCGCCTCCTGGCTGGCGCTGATGAACGGGCTGGGCGGCGGCATCGGCATCTATCTGGGTGGCCGCCTGTCGGACGCGGCGGGATCGCGCAATCCGGCGGGCCGCGTCTGGGTGAGCGCCGCCGCGATGCTCCTGATGGTCCCCGCCGCGCTGGTCCAGTTCCTGATCCCTTCGCTGACGGCGTCGCTGGCGTTCGGCTTCCTGGCGACCATGCTGATGTTCTTCTATTACGGCCCGATCATAGGCGTCCCGCAGTCTGTCGTCCCGCCGCGCATCCGGGCATTGACCTCGGCCGTGACCCTGCTGGTCTTCAACCTGTTCGGGCTGGGCCTGGGGCCGGCGGTGACGGGGTTCCTCAGCGATCATCTGGCGGCGGCGGAAGGGATGCAGGACACATCGCTGCGTTACGCGCTGTCGGCCGTGGTGCTGTTCTCGCTCGCGGGCGCCGGCAGCATCGCCTGGGCATCCCGCTTCTACGCGGGAGATCTCAAGGAGCATTGA